A genomic segment from Orrella daihaiensis encodes:
- a CDS encoding MlaC/ttg2D family ABC transporter substrate-binding protein has translation MNSAALLNDSDRFFGLSKHLRLVTVFLASLLLCVTAMAKPNPQDDPPKFVQDVADELLVVLKSDPQVRQQNVARINEVVEQYIMPYVDFERTTRLAAGKYWRQATPEQRQALSEAFKNTLIRTYSGALTKVDNGTNMEVLPYRAEADAKDVVVRSNVVQGANTQPIRVDYRLRLEPEGWRIYDLNVENVWLIQNYRNQFAQEINRSGIDGLIAALNQRNSQN, from the coding sequence ATGAATAGCGCGGCATTGCTGAACGACTCGGACAGATTCTTTGGTTTGTCCAAACATCTGCGACTCGTGACGGTGTTTCTGGCAAGTCTGCTGTTGTGCGTAACGGCCATGGCCAAGCCCAATCCTCAGGATGACCCACCCAAGTTTGTGCAGGACGTTGCCGATGAATTGTTGGTTGTTCTAAAAAGTGATCCTCAGGTCAGACAACAAAACGTGGCACGCATTAATGAGGTTGTCGAGCAGTACATCATGCCTTACGTCGATTTTGAGCGCACCACACGACTTGCGGCTGGAAAGTACTGGCGCCAAGCTACCCCAGAGCAACGACAGGCACTTTCTGAGGCATTTAAAAACACGCTAATTCGTACTTACAGCGGTGCTTTGACGAAAGTTGACAATGGCACCAATATGGAAGTGCTGCCCTACCGGGCCGAGGCGGATGCCAAGGATGTCGTGGTCCGCTCAAACGTTGTTCAAGGCGCCAATACCCAGCCGATTCGAGTCGATTACCGACTGCGGTTGGAGCCCGAGGGTTGGCGCATCTATGATCTGAACGTTGAAAACGTGTGGCTAATTCAAAACTATCGCAACCAGTTCGCCCAGGAAATCAATCGATCCGGCATTGATGGGTTAATTGCAGCGCTAAACCAGCGCAACTCTCAAAACTAG